In Janthinobacterium agaricidamnosum NBRC 102515 = DSM 9628, the DNA window ACTTTGTTAGGAGCGACGTTTTTGTTGGTCCAGTCCATTTCGGAAACGTGTACCAGGCCTTCGATACCTTGCTCGACTTCAACGAACGCGCCGTAGTCGGTCAGGTTCGTTACTTTACCGAACAGACGGGTGCTTTGCGGGTAACGACGGGACAGACCGGTCCAAGGATCGTCGCCCAGTTGTTTCACGCCCAGCGAAACACGGTTTTTCTCTTGATCGTATTTCAGGACTTTGGCGGTGATCTCTTGACCAACGGTCAGCACTTCCGACGGGTGACGCACACGACGCCATGCCAGGTCGGTGATGTGCAGCAAGCCGTCGATACCGCCCAGATCCACGAACGCGCCGTAGTCGGTGATGTTTTTGACGACGCCGGTCACGACCGTGCCTTCTTTCAGCGTTTCCATCAGTTTCTGACGCTCTTCGCCCATCGACGCTTCGATGACGGCGCGGCGGGACAGAACCACGTTGTTACGCTTGCGATCCAGTTTGATCACTTTGAATTCGAGGGTTTTGCCTTCGAATGGGGTGGTGTCTTTTACCGGACGGGTGTCGACCAGCGAACCCGGCAGGAATGCGCGGATGCCGTTGGTCAGCACGGTCAGGCCGCCCTTGACTTTGCCATTGACGGTACCGACGACGATTTCGCCCGATTCCATCGCTTTTTCCAGCGCCAGCCACGAAGCCAGACGCTTGGCTTTGTCGCGCGACAGGATGGTGTCGCCGAAACCGTTTTCCAACGATTCGATCGCCACGGAAACGAAGTCGCCTACTTTGACTTCCAGTTCGCCGTGGTCGTTCTTGAATTCTTCAATAGGAATGAATGCTTCGGATTTGAGGCCGGCGTTAACGATCACGAAATTGTGGTCGAGGCGCACGACTTCAGCGGAAATAACTTCGCCGGAGCGCATATCTTGACGCGACAACGATTCTTCGAAGAGCGCGGCAAAACTTTCCATACCGGTAGATTCGGTAGATGTAACTGTAGACATAGGGTTCACACAAGTTGACCAGCAGAGATCGCACGATGCGACTTAAACTGGGTTAGGTTTTTGACACACCCGGGCAGGCCAGGGCCGCCACGGGCACCACATAGTATTTAATAAAGCAATACTATTTCACGACTTACTTTTACGGCTTACTTGACGACAGCGGCATACCATTTCAACACCTGATCGACGGCCTGATCGGCTGTCATTCCGGACGTATCGAGGACAAACGCCCCTTCCGCCGGCACCAGCGGCGCGATCGCACGGTGAGTATCACGTTCGTCTCGCGCCTGCAAATCCATCAGAAGGTCTTCCATAGTAGCAGAAAATCCCTTGTCTATCAATTGCTTATATCGGCGTTGCGCACGCGCCTCGACACTTGCAGTCAGGAAAACTTTCAACGGGGCATGCGGAAAAATCACCGTGCCCATGTCGCGCCCGTCCGCCACCAGTCCCGGCGTCTTGCGAAAACCCAGTTGCAAGGCGAACAAGGCTTGCCTTACGGCAGGGAGGGCGGCGATCTTCGATGCGGTATTGCCGACCGCTTCGGCGCGGATCGCATCGCTGACATTTTCATGCGCCAGCAGGATTTCGCCGCCGGCGAAGCTGCACTGCAAATGCTCGGCCAGCTTGGCCAGCGCATGCTCGTCGTGCAAGTCGGTACCGCGGCGTAGCGCACTGAGCGCCGTCAGCCGGTACAGCGCGCCGGAGTCGAGGTAATGGAAACCGAGCTTGTCGGCCACCCGGTGCGCCACCGTGCCCTTGCCGGAAGCGGTCGGGCCGTCGATGGCGATGACTGGGATGTGGGATGTCGGCATATATATTAGTGCTGCAGTAGTGTTGCGTTGATTACATTAACTATTAAATCAGGTTTTCGTGCGCGATGCTGGCAAAGGCCGCGAAATACTCGGGGAAAGTCTTGGCCACGCATTTCGGATCGTTGATGCGCACTTCCGTGCCACGGCGCGCCGCGCCATCCAGCGAGGCCAGCGAAAAGCACATCGCCATGCGGTGGTCGTCGTAAGTGTCGATGGTGGCCGGCCGGATCGCCGCCGGCGGCGTCACGCGCAGGTAATCGGCGCCCTCTTCCACCTCGGCGCCCAGCTTGCGCAATTCGGTCGCCATGGCCGCGATGCGGTCGGTTTCCTTGACGCGCCAGCTGGCGATATTGCGCAAGGTGCTGGTGCCGTCGGCATACAGCGCGGCGATGGCGATCGTCATCGCCGCGTCGGGGATGTGATTGAAATCGGCGTCGATGGCTTTCAATACGCCGCTGGAACGGGCTTCGATCCAGTTTTCGCCCATCGTGATGGCCACGCCCATCTGCTGCAGCGCTTCGACGAAGCGCACGTCGCCCTGGATGCTGTCGCGGCCCACGCCCTCGACCCGCACCGGTCCGCCGGCAATCGCGCCGGCCGCCAGGAAATACGACGCCGACGACGCATCGCCCTCGACGTGGATCAGACCCGGGCTTTGGTATTTCTGGCCCGGCCCGATGGTGAACGACGACCAGCCGTCCTGCTCGACGGTGACGCCGAAGCGCTTCATCAGGTTCAGCGTGATCTGGATGTACGGCTTCGAAATCAGTTCGCCGGCCACCTCGATGGTCACGCTGTGCTGTTGCGCCATCAGCGGCGCCACCATCAGCAGCGCGGTCAGGAACTGGCTCGACACATTGCCGGCCACTTTCATGCGCTGCGCGTGGATGTGGCCGCGGCGGATGCGCAGCGGCGGGAAGCCCTGCTCGCCGGTATACTCGATTTGCGCGCCGACTGCGTTCAACGCATCGACCAGGTCGCCGATCGGCCGCTCATGCATGCGCGCCACGCCGTGCAGCGTGTAGTCGCCGCCAATCACGGCCAGCGCCGCCGTCAGCGGACGGATCGCGGTGCCGGCGTTCCCCATGAACAGGTCGGCCGCGTGATTCGGGAAGATGCCGCCGGCGCCTTGCACATGGTGCACCTGGTGCAGCGTATGCGGATCGGTTTGCTCTTCCTGGGTCCAGTGCACGCCCAGCGCGGTCAGCGAGGTGAGCATCACCAGCGTGTCGTCCGATGCCAGCAAGTCGACGATCCTGGTGGTGCCTTCGGCCAGCGCGGCCAGCAGCAGCACGCGGTTGGAAATGCTTTTCGAGCCCGGCAGGCGCACGGCGCCCTCGACGTGCATCACCGGCTTTAAATCGAGATGGTGCGGGTAGTGTGTTTTATTCTGACTCATGCGAATTGGTCCTTGAAGATTCTAGGGGTGTGAGCGGGCCGCGGCCGGGGCTTCGGCGGACTCGATCGTCGCGATCCACTGTTCGCGGGCGCGCTGGGCGTTGCCGTACACAGCCTCGATGGCGGCGCCGTCGCCGGCGGCCAGCATGCCGCGCAGCTGTGTCAATTGTGACAGGTAGGCATCGAGTTCGTTCAGCAGCGCGGCTTGATTGGCCAGGCTGATGTCGCGCCACATTTCGGGCGACGATCCGGCGATGCGGGTAAAGTCGCGGAAACCGCTGGCGGCATACTGGAACAGCAGATCGGCGTGCGGCTTGTGGGCGATATCGTCGACCAGCGCAAAGGCCAGCAAATGCGGCAAATGGCTGACCGAGGCGAACACCTTATCGTGCTCTTGCGGCGTCAAGGCATGGATCAGCGCGCCGCAGGCACGCCACGCTTGCGCGACCCGCTCGACATCGGCCGCGGCATTTTCCGCCAGCGGCGTCAGCACGACTTTCTTGCCCCGGTACAGATCGATGATGGCGGCGTCCGGCCCGTTGGTTTCGCGTCCGGCGATCGGATGGCCCGGCACGAACTGATGAACCTTGGCGCCCAGCGCGCGGCGCGCCGCGGCCACCACATCGGTCTTGGTGCTGCCGGCGTCGCTGAGCACCGTGCCGGCCTGCAGATGCGGCAGCAGCGCCGCCAGGATCGCTTCGGTTTGCGCCACCGGCGCGGCGAGCAGCACCAGGTCGGCGCCATCGAGCGCCTGCGCCAGGTCATCCGTCGCGACATCGATGATGCCCAGTTCCAGCGCGCGGGCCAGCGACGCGGCCGAACGCTCGACGCCAACCACGGTGCCGACCGCGCCGGCGTGCTTCAAGGCCCGCGCAAACGAGCCGCCGATCAAGCCGACGCCGACAATAACAACTTTATT includes these proteins:
- the cmk gene encoding (d)CMP kinase, which translates into the protein MPTSHIPVIAIDGPTASGKGTVAHRVADKLGFHYLDSGALYRLTALSALRRGTDLHDEHALAKLAEHLQCSFAGGEILLAHENVSDAIRAEAVGNTASKIAALPAVRQALFALQLGFRKTPGLVADGRDMGTVIFPHAPLKVFLTASVEARAQRRYKQLIDKGFSATMEDLLMDLQARDERDTHRAIAPLVPAEGAFVLDTSGMTADQAVDQVLKWYAAVVK
- the aroA gene encoding 3-phosphoshikimate 1-carboxyvinyltransferase, encoding MSQNKTHYPHHLDLKPVMHVEGAVRLPGSKSISNRVLLLAALAEGTTRIVDLLASDDTLVMLTSLTALGVHWTQEEQTDPHTLHQVHHVQGAGGIFPNHAADLFMGNAGTAIRPLTAALAVIGGDYTLHGVARMHERPIGDLVDALNAVGAQIEYTGEQGFPPLRIRRGHIHAQRMKVAGNVSSQFLTALLMVAPLMAQQHSVTIEVAGELISKPYIQITLNLMKRFGVTVEQDGWSSFTIGPGQKYQSPGLIHVEGDASSASYFLAAGAIAGGPVRVEGVGRDSIQGDVRFVEALQQMGVAITMGENWIEARSSGVLKAIDADFNHIPDAAMTIAIAALYADGTSTLRNIASWRVKETDRIAAMATELRKLGAEVEEGADYLRVTPPAAIRPATIDTYDDHRMAMCFSLASLDGAARRGTEVRINDPKCVAKTFPEYFAAFASIAHENLI
- the rpsA gene encoding 30S ribosomal protein S1; the protein is MSTVTSTESTGMESFAALFEESLSRQDMRSGEVISAEVVRLDHNFVIVNAGLKSEAFIPIEEFKNDHGELEVKVGDFVSVAIESLENGFGDTILSRDKAKRLASWLALEKAMESGEIVVGTVNGKVKGGLTVLTNGIRAFLPGSLVDTRPVKDTTPFEGKTLEFKVIKLDRKRNNVVLSRRAVIEASMGEERQKLMETLKEGTVVTGVVKNITDYGAFVDLGGIDGLLHITDLAWRRVRHPSEVLTVGQEITAKVLKYDQEKNRVSLGVKQLGDDPWTGLSRRYPQSTRLFGKVTNLTDYGAFVEVEQGIEGLVHVSEMDWTNKNVAPNKVVQLGDEVEVMVLEIDEERRRISLGMKQCKANPWDDFGVTHKKGDKVRGAIKSITDFGVFIGLAGNIDGLVHLSDLSWTETGEEAVRRFKKGDELEAIVLAIDVERERVSLGVKQLEGDPFNNFAAMNDKGSLVTGTVKSVEPKGAVIQLSEEVEGYLRASEISRDRVEDAGTHLKVGDTVEAMVLNIDRKARGIQLSIKAKDNVETQEAMQKMAATDNNAASGTTSLGALLKAKFDNKN
- a CDS encoding prephenate dehydrogenase, producing the protein MLNKVVIVGVGLIGGSFARALKHAGAVGTVVGVERSAASLARALELGIIDVATDDLAQALDGADLVLLAAPVAQTEAILAALLPHLQAGTVLSDAGSTKTDVVAAARRALGAKVHQFVPGHPIAGRETNGPDAAIIDLYRGKKVVLTPLAENAAADVERVAQAWRACGALIHALTPQEHDKVFASVSHLPHLLAFALVDDIAHKPHADLLFQYAASGFRDFTRIAGSSPEMWRDISLANQAALLNELDAYLSQLTQLRGMLAAGDGAAIEAVYGNAQRAREQWIATIESAEAPAAARSHP